The following DNA comes from Watersipora subatra chromosome 8, tzWatSuba1.1, whole genome shotgun sequence.
AGGCTCAGTCACCTACAGACAACCAACTGTCTGCCGGCGGGGAAACCCACTTGGCTCCCCACACCTAAAACCAGGGAGGTGTACAGGATGCTGTCTCGACAGCAGCCTGTACTAGCCAAGAGGTTAGCCACGCCGAGACAGGTGGCGTGGTAGCCCAGGAACACAGTTCTTGAGCTAAAGTGGTTGATGAAGAGGAGATGCCGATGGAGAGCACATCAGGCACTGAGGAAGAGTTCAGGACATACCCTTTATGTCATCTGGAGGATCAGGCGACGCCGGCTGAGGGCGACCCGGACGCGTATCCAAGGCACAGGGACGGGTAAAGCAGGAACAGGTACGTGTTCCTTTGCAGGTTTACAGGTAAAACCAAAGGCAACAGGTTAGGCTGGCGAGAGCTACCATGACCCGAAGAGTAAGTATGGGAGAGGAACACTCAACCCATACAGGTAAGGTCACTTTTGGTTTTAGTTTTGGTTAACATCGGGTTCACAGGCTACCCTCATGATGATGCAGGCTCCATTAGAGTACCAGAGGATAGTATACATGCGCGTCAAACACAAAGCTTGTTGCCTTCCAACATGATTTGTGGTTAAACTTATGTTTGAACCCCAAAAGTTACATGTGCTATGTTCAGGCTTCAAAgaaaaaagggcatgttgtatatgcaGATGTCTCTTTGCGTCTGACTAAGTTACAGGAACTTGGGCTAAGAAAGCCAGATAGGCTTTGGGAGGCAAAGCCTCTCACACAGGCTTGCAGGATTATGAAGCTTTCTCAGCTTATTGATAAAGATAAGGAATAGCTAAATAGAGAGTGAGAAGAGTGTACAAGGGGCATTCTTCCTCCTACTACACGAGGGTGAACTTGTGGTGAATGAGTACACAACAGCGATGCCAATTTAGCTATGTTTTTCCAACAACTACTTGAAAATTGAAGGTGTTTTTATAACCTGCATAGCTTACCTTTGTGTTTAATTTACCATTGATACGCAATTGGAAATATTCTATTAAACAGATGCGCAGCACGGGAAACCCTGCTCTTTATAGTATGTCCAGATTACTTTGCACGGAAAAAATCAGTTTTGTTTCgtttttttactataatacttATACGCAGATTTAAACAACAATGACGTTGAAATCAAACCAGTCAAACTAAAGTGTCAAACAGACAATCGATCGCTCTAGTCAATCATCCAAACTGAAGAGGGCTGGTAGAATACTCCATTTATTGACCTTAGCGCGATACCAATAGCCAAAATCTTTAGAAGCCTATTAAAGACTTCTAAAGATTTGATGTAGTTTTCACGCGTCTCGACTATCGGACGCATCGAGATTGCGACAAGAACCACGTTAGAGAATAATGGATACAGCTGTAGATGTACGATAATTTGATTTACGGCAGGTACCGATATTCGAACCAAGTTCGAAATCTGTGCAGGCCCATTAACCTTGCACATTGCACGGTGAAGTACTCTGCACCGGCATACTCGGTGTGTTTTCATTAGCCTAAAACGTACTCCTAGTTAGATTGCGCGCTTGAATTGCAAAACATACCGAATGTGCTATGTCAAGGACGAACAAAAAAGTAACGTTGGATAAGgtgtatttattaattttataagtTTGTCACCCCAAAAGCACCCAGATGCCAGACACAAGACGGCGAAGCAGAACTGCAGAGCCGCGAATCAGAGAAATTCCTATCAACTCTAGTGTTaggtataattaataattaactaAACTCAATCCTTGTTTTGTTGCAAACAACGACGAGCACTTGAATCAAAGATCTTCCACTCACCAGGCATATAATCAATATGCTAACACACTGTCACTAACCCTGGTCGTAATCTTTAGCATGACATGACTACCAAATGCTAGCTAATTACATAAACTCAAGAAGCACACTCCTTGCATTTGCCTTAGTGTGTTCGAAAGAAGAGGTAAAATATAGCATGTGATCGTGCACTCGATAAATTTTAAGATGTcaacaaaacaaattaaaacagATACATTTGTAATAAGTTAGCGACAAAAATTAGTACCCTGAGggacaaaattttattttatacatttggtGTCGAAGTTTTCCCTGTACTTTTTTCACGGCTCAAAAAGATTATGCATCTCTACAAAAGGATTATTACTCGGCAgagatttaataaaatggaCGACTACAAAACTTTCAAGAATTTTTcttcaacaaaaatgtttttcatttcCTTTTGGTGAGGCAGGGTTTTAAACTTAACATCTTGTTAAGTTAAACTTAACAAATGTTACACTGAACCTTTGGGCAGCATGTTGCATAATTTGTCTCAACTAATACATGCAGTTAATTATTGTTCAAGCAGATTGAATTTTACTCGCTGGTAATAATTTGAGTTGTTTTGTGTGTCATGTTAACCAAAAGACCTTGACCTCATGTGAccagttttatttgttatacTAACATGAAAAAGAAAATGTAGGATTGATAGCTTATAAGCCCACTACCTTCGGAGAAAAACCAATGCTTATGAtgacaaatatttttgcaattatGATCATTTTTCTTTTACATAGTATAACCCATTTAGCCAGGCGCTTTCCTAATTATGTGTCATTTCTTTAGTAAAATGTTGCTTTTATCTGCAAAAATGGCCAAGAAATTCCTTGTTAGCAAACATTACATATTTGTAAAGGGCAAATTTGAAATTCACTAATTTTACAATGATGTGCATTGCGAATATAGGTTTTGGCTATTTAAAAAGACATTGCAATGTTAAGTTTATAAGTGCATGCAGTTTATAAGATGGTTCTGATTTATAATGGCACTGCCCTGCAATATGTTACGAGAAAGCACTCGTGAAATAGCTTTTTATTCTGCTAGATATATTTTCTTTGAATTTTCACATTCCTGTTAATAATACATATCGCCATTCCGGGAATTCTCAGATTAACTCTTCAAGACTCACACTTCCTCTGGATTATCATAAATCCGCTACTGAtataagttaaaaaaaattataggcCTAACCTGAAATTCGCATAGTGTTATCATAAAATAACTCTAAAAGCCCAAGCACGTAATCATTTCGTCTCGCCAAATAAAGACTCGTTTTCATTAACGTTCTAGTTCCACGTATTGGTACTGACTATGCCCAAATGTATGATGCAGTGGTAATATTCAAAAAGGGTTTCTAGGCACAAACTACTATGAATTAgtcaataaaattttgataaatgTGTAGTACTTTTCAAAGATATGACGGATGAGGCTGAAAGTATTTTAGTGGATGCTTTATATATGGCAGTCACAGGCGATAGGAAAAAAGTGGAACATGCCTCCACATCATTTTCCGTTATGCTACTAAATGCCAAGCTCACTGTTGTATTTCAATAGTTGTATCTTGTAATTGTGGTTATATGCTAGTAACAATTGTCTTATAAGATTGctagtttcttttttatttcggCTACTCCGTTTAGCCACTGAAATTAACCAATGGAGTACTTTTTATTGGGTTGTTGAGCGTTAGATCTAATAGCTTTCAATTGTCCATATCCCTCAATTTTGGATATGGTCTTCGCTTCTTTCGTGTCAGCACTTGGCTGCAAATAAAAAAGGCTTCACTGCATAATGGAGTCACATTCAATTAATCTGACGCTAAAAACCTTCACGTTATGAGAGAGGCTCCTAACTGCTGTTTAGtgctttaaaatgttttcttaGAGGCATCGGAATTCGATCCTCTAACTTTTAAAAGAAGACTTGATACGTGATTAAGTTATCGGTGTCAAATGGAATACATTGAATGTACCGCTTGGTCATGTTCAAGTCAAACAATCTGTTAACGCAGTTAAGAAACCAGTTAACAGATTGTTAATTGTTAATATGTTGCGAGCAGAGCctttttttgtagaaaacaaaAGAGAAATGAAACATTTGTGGACAAGCATATTTAGCCATGACTTGAAAAAGAATTGCAGTCTTAACCAGTCATTTGCggattatataaataattgcgtGTTTATGGAGTATTGCTCTGAGTTTCTAAATGCTGCAACCAATCAAGACCTATTTCCGAAGTATAGATGTTTTGCGCATCAAGTGCAGAACGTTGCACATTCCCAAGCACACCAGcaatattttgtaaaactaaaatgaGATTTTACTTTGAACGACAAACTTTGCCATAAAATTCAtagcatattttaattttttcagagTGGTATTATTTGAAATGATCAAATGAGATACTCGTTAAGGAAGTCATTCATCTTTCTCTCCGATGATGTAGCTCcatttaataatataactgaGAAATTCTGTTATGAGTTTTTACGTGATTGTGCTAATTGCAATTTTCAAACGTTGTCACTACATTGGTCAACTGCTCTAaacaacaacaacatacaaTTTTTGACATACCTCATCAAATGACTGGTCGAGATTGTAATTGCTTTTTAAGCAGGGGCTCAATGTGGGTGCACATATTAGTCCttttccaaaaaatgataaGTCAAGTAGCCTGACATTTGATGATTCTACATAGGCCTACATGTCTATAACTCAGCTTAACAACGTGTTGCTAACAAATTGTTTCACCCGAATGTGATTCAACAGGACCTTTCACAGCTTTTCATATTCTTTATATTACATTATCTGCTATTCTGTAACAGTTTTCATAATCAGTGACCCTTTAAACTAGATGCTAGCTTAATTACAGTACAGTGCCATGGCAGGGGCCAATCTGCAGAGGCTCAGTATGGACACCTAAGGTTGACACGGCCTTCAAGTTATTGCTCTCATTTCGACTAGTATCTGCCATCTGGAGTAACATATCAGACTGCGACGAGACTTACAACTATTGGGAGCCCGTGAGTCCTTTACACGATTTTTCTTAGCCAAGTTATTGGAATGCTGAAGATACCATTGGAGACTTTTGGTGACTGGCTGCTCTATTTCGAGTCAGCAATGAGGTTTATGAATGTTTTTACTCTTTTTTTTTTATACCGAAATCAATTTAGTTTTTTGTagattatcttttattttagtgTTTACTGAAGAAATATTGTTGCTATTGTGACCTGAGTTATGATGATAATTATACTAGTGAAGAAAGAGACTTGAGGAGGTATAGACTAGATTGAAAAGTTTAGCGAACTGATCTTTTGTCGAAGGGCTTAGCGGATCAAGATATCTTTATTTCAGTGCAATTGTTTAATGTTGTGGTCCAGGAAATCTGGTCAGCACCTGCACCAATATCTCATACAGCAGAGACAAAAATGAATTGCTCTAAGAGGAAAAGCTGGTTGATATTTACGTTAAGCAAGTCGATACTAGACAAGATCCTTTTAGTCTCCCTGTGTTGGCAATCCATGACAGACATCAGCTCTGAGCTAGCATATGTCAGATGTTGTTGTTTCAGGCACATTTCATGCTGTATGGCAATGGATTCCAAACCTGGGAATACTCCCCGCAGTATGCCATCAGATCCTACGCTTATATTGCTCTCCACGTCATTCCGATCAAGGTCATAAGACTTTTTACTGCCCCTGAGAGGGTGAGTACGGCAGCCATTATCGGTTTGGACTTATACTTTTCTGTTCATTTGTAAAATACTGCAATGTTTAATTAAAGCgcaattagaaaaaaaatcatgcGTAATCATGCTATTGGTCAGGATTGTCCACTCCTGTTAATATTAAGAACAGTTCTATAAAACTCTGTCATTTTATCTGGTGCACAGACAGCGTCAGCGTTGCCTACAAATAAAGCGAtgaagttttattgatttcaaccttgaaacatcctgacagtcagatcacctcaaacataaaaaacaattgcaaataatagaaaaatactgatgctTTCTAATATAATCTacaatttttgtaagttcatgTGTGATAGAGACACAGAGTCATCATGAAGGGTTTTTTTTGTAGAATAACCTGTAACTGTCTGCTAACAATTGCAGTATCTGATCAGttaattttttagattttgacTTTTTACTTCATCAGATGCGTGCTGGCCATGGTCTGTGCTTCGTGTGAAACTTACTTCTATAGGTAAGTctttattttacatcaaaacATTGTTAAACATGATGTGATTGCATTACGTTACTCTATAATAGCAAGCCAGTTATACACATGAGTGCAGACAGTGCTAAACTGACTGACAGAAGCACAAATGGATTTGTAACAAATCTTGTTAAAAACTAACCATATCATTTAGGGAATATGATACGGCAGACCCTCCCCCTCCATGCAACattaattcgtttcagtgttggcagtataaggcgaaaatgtcattTAGAAGGGTTTAGAAACCTtcagtaattatctaatgcaaacaccccctagtagaaaacatcaaaattttatatacataccgtacatattaaaatttaataacaaaatagtatgttaaccttagtaactatggttacctacagtaactttcgTGTATTTAGTGGGAATAATTTGCTCATAATTACGGTTATGATTCTTACTTCTTACTTTAACGCCGTTATCAATTTTAGGATCCATGGCTAACgtattaaagttatatatgcaGTTACACACGTGTAATGAATTAATTTACTGTACTGAATAATTATGCCAAAGCATAAttattgattaaattattaaattaaaattattaaactgttGGTTAACTTGGGATTGCCTGTTTATTTGAAGCAAAATGGTTTTCTGGTTATCTAATGCCCCTGTGAGAAAGCCACCCTTGAGGCTTTTTTGAGTTGGGCCAACAGTCTTTAAATTGTTGGAGCTCAGGCGCAATCGTGGTTGGATGTCCTTCCTAACACCACAAATAGTCCTTGTTTGATTTCAACCACTGACCTGCTGACCACATATCAGGGCTCTAACCACTGAACCACTACTGCTCCATTATGATTCCAATTTCTTGTAATCCATGTACTGCTTCCTGTACTAGACACTTTATGTTAACAGAGGAGTGATCAAGCACTATGATGCGTCTGTGGCTCGTCTCACCCTTTCATTCATGCTCCTCAGCACCGGCATGTACATATCAGCAGCTGCGTTCCTCCCTAGCAGCTTCTCTATGTATATGACTTTGTTGTCTATGGGTGCCTGGTACAGCGGACACCTGCCGGTAAGTGCTTGTGAGCAGTGGCATATTCCATCTTATGAATAGTTTACAATTATAACTAGACGCCTGTCATCATAGCAGGTGCTTATGTCAAGGATTTGGTTCTGTTAGACATATGGTAGTCAGTGTGTCTTCACACTGAAGTTTCATGATATAACATCTGAATATGCTTTAGAGTTCATGTTGTCATGGCTACCGTTATCCGTTGACTTGCAAATTTTCAAAATTGCGCAAAAACATTAGCAAATATTATTTGGACATGCGGAGTAATTTCTTACATGCATTATTCAAAATTTCTTAAAACGTTAGTTTTGTAAGTACAAGTAAAAATCTTGTTGCAATTAAAAATAATCCAGCAAGTTGACAAGAAATATAGATTGAGTTAATCGAAATTATATCTAGTGTAAATTAAACTAAATTATGCCccatatttttattactcacTCGACCACAGAATTGACGTATTGTTGAGTGTACACCTCTGTCTCTAATGTACAGCGCCAACAAAAACCTTCTATTGAttgttaattttgttgttatttacattttaGTTCTCCATTGTTTTATTCGATGCAGTTATTAATGTGGTGTTTAATAAATCGTTGCATTTGCTACTGATTTTGATGCCTGAAAGAATTAGACCAGGTGCAATATTGGATTGACTTAACTTCTTATTTTGAGTTCAGCCTGCACTTGGTCTTGCCAAGTGCAGCTTACCTGAGCAGCCTGTCTTGCTGTATGGAGGCAAGATGAAAGAGAGGAAGGTGGTATATTTGTAATATTGCATGTGATAGTGTGGTTTGCTCTATGGAGGCGAGATGAAAGAGAGGAAGGTGGTATATTTGTAATATTGCATGTGATAGTATGGTTTGCTCTATGGAGGTAAGATAAAAGAGTGGAATgcaatatatttgtaatattacatGCATGTAATATAGTGGTTTGCTCTATGGAGGTAGATGAAAGGGAATgcaatatatttgtaatattgcAAGCATGCATTAGTGTGGTTTGCTCTATGGAGATAAGATGAAAGAGAGGAAGGTGATATATTTGTATCATCATCGATAGGTTTACAGGCTATTGATGCATTTGATTAGTTGGTTTTACTGCTTCTGATTGTGACTTTTTCTTTTGTTAGGTGGCCATTATATCAACGGCTATTAGCGCTATCATTGGATGGCCATTTGCTGCCGTGCTTGGGTAAGTAGAACAGCAGCCAAACCGAATACATTTTGTCAAAATGAAAAGTGGGGTTCTTTTTCAAATGTTAGTCGGCAATCTTTGTAATCGTTCTGCATTTTACTTGCTGCTAAGCGATGTGGGACAACTCCTTTGAAAGTGTCATGCTTACTAGTCGGTAAGTAGTTGTTACACCCTTTGCtgacaagttttttttagtttgaaagttcttttttatttaaaaactctTGATTCCATCAGTCTGTACAGTTTATAATGCTCCAGCTGGTTTTCTTGCATCTGCCTGACATTCTCTGTGATGTGAGTAACAGTCACCCTATGACTCATTTATGACTCACTTAGCTGCCTTTCAGAATACTGTCATGAATTGTGATGCAGAGGCCTCTAGCACAGGTTTATACTTCTCCAGTTCCATTCCTATTTAATCTCTTGCGATGTCTTGTCTCACCACTTGTACTTCGCTTTTCTggataatatattgttttgcgCCTAAATATATCATTTTATGTGGAGGGTACATGCAATACCAAGAAAAGCCTTTAGCCTTGTCTCACCATTTTTCTACCACAAATATCTTTGCTGGCTATTGGGCATGATCAAACGATTAGACTTGAAAAACAAGTTGTCCGGGTTGAAAGGCTAAGGTGTGGCTTTCACATTTTAAAAAGAAACCCAAATTTTTAAATGACATTGTTTGGCATATACAAATGTTGCTGGTTTGTGTGAAGgcttatttttgatttttgctGCGGAGCCGTTGTCTCATATATGCTCCGGTGTTTATGGTCATCTTCTCTTTGAGAGCCCAACCAAAAATTTTATGATAGGAAGGGAAGTATGTTGTAGACTCGGTAGTGCCACTGAATATCTAAACAGTCTCAGGATCAGTAAAATCTCAGGCTAAGGACCTATTGAACTCATAATTCTCCTTATAATGCTGTATTTATTATGTTGTTCAGGGCACCACTGGCCATAGACATTGTATACCGCAAGAAGAAGCCACAGTTGTTTGTGGTATGGGTTATCATATCCCTATGTCTAGTGCTGGCTCCAACAGTTTACTATGACTCCCTCATGTACGGCAAGCGTGTAATTGCCTCCCTTAACATCATCATGTACAACGTTATGACTTCTCATGGACCAGACTTATACGGTTGGTGCTATTCTCTCAAAAGACTCTTTTGCATTTTTGATAAATGATGGTCGGCATATTACTATTTATCTAATGGATTATTTACTCTCTTCTGACACCCAAATGCATATGCAAGCTAAAATGTTTTGTTAAGACACCTGTCAAAACTGGACATACAGTTCCATCCCTTTTGTGTCACATTCTTCAAATTTTAAGTTAACTTGTGATTAATTGatgcatgtttttattttaatatttatttttgtaataaattatttaaccaatcattacttttttttaatttaaaagacAATTATACTCTAAAAAAATTCATTCGAGCAGCATCATGAGCTGCGTAATCTTTTATAACCCATTTGGAGTTGTCAACTCCTTTTTACTCACATCCGCAATCTTGTAAATATAgactattttatttattatgtgaAAAAGAATgccatatttttcattttatgaaatAAGTTTTACAAATAAACAAAGTAAAATTTGGTTTCTGTCTTAACCCAGCATCTCATTACTACCCTATttgaaataagttttaaaaagaCCTCTGATTTGACAGAATCATTTTAAGAACTGGTCAGGAGTGTTCTTGAGTGTTCAAGGTTGTCTGTAGGTACGGAGCCGTGGACATTCTACTTCATCAATGGTTTCCTGAACTTTAACTTTGTCTTCCTTCTTGCCTTACCAGCGATAGTCCTGCTGTATGCTACACAAAAGTATACAGGACTAAAGTTCCCAGGTGAGCAGCGGGTTGGTTTCATGACAGAATctaataattacaataaatcTTTCACAACAAAGAGAGCTTGTAACTTGTTTTCTTGCACCTTGTGGAAACCTAGGCTCCGGACCATGCTAGTATGAAGATGTAGTAAATGTGTATCTTAGAATTGTTCCAAGGGTTTACTAAATATCAAACTGTTTTGCGTGGGTCTTGCTGTAACTATTGGCAATTAGCAGAAATTTAGTCGAAATCTCAGCTACCTGCTATATATTTGTAAGGAGTTTATAGAAGCTGAaattataaagtacatatagATACAGAGTAGCTGTCATTCAAGATTTTATAGCTGTTCTAGCTATTCCTGTCACAGAATGGTTTAAATGTACTTGTACTTGCAAATATACCATAGTGCAATTATACCATAGTGCAATTTGAGGAGTTGTCTCGCCTTTTGCAAAGCGGTGATGACTTTGGGTAGACAACCCTtgatgtttttaatatttttaaattttttgatctCTACTTTTAGTAAGCTATTAACACATGCAGTAAAGtaatctttttattatttttacttcaAATATTTCCTGAATATTTTTAGGATTTCAATAAGTAGAACTTAGACTATTTTTGTGCAAGCTTTATTTAGAGAATCTAACAGTTACCTGTTACAGAATATATTATTAACAACATATGTGTTCTCTCAATCTCTGCCATTTATTTGTATGGTTCACTTAGCTGGTATGGGTCTAAATACCACTCACATACAGCGTCACTGTTTCAGGTATCCCTCACTATATAGCCCTAGCTCCTATGTACTTGTGGATAGTCATATTCTTCAGTCAGGCTCATAAAGAGGAAAGGTTCCTCTTCCCCATATATCCACTCATTTGCTTGAGTGCCGCTCTTTCCTTGGACTCTCTCCAGGTAACTTGCTATGAAATGTGATGTTGCTGCTTCATCGTCTGATTTGAGTGGTCGATTGTTGAGTTATCACTAGTGCCCTCCACCTGGCATCTgccaattaatattattattattttaatagattttaatgtTGAAAGTTAAATTATCCAaatgtttatataaaatttgaacTATCAGCCCAcccaaagcaaaaatatttatttactgtATTATATTGGTGTCGCCTTTGAGAACTGTGAGACGCTGTGATTTTATTGAGATATTTTAGATGCTCCCACAACACAATAATCCATTCTGGTAATGTTAATGTTATACGGATTTTAAGTTATACGAACAGcaaaatgcatgtaaatttcCTAATCCGTTCTAAGATCCAACCAAACTCTTCCCCTCCGAAGGAGAATAACTAGCCtagctttttaatttaatgactgtgcAGTAACTTtgttattatatgtttgtatctacaccttttctcttttttcttatcacttttacTCGGTTTAGAGTCTGTCattacggtaattttacaagAGTTTTAAGGGAAAATGGTCACCTTCAATGTAAATTTAGATCAgttattttgtaactttttttctagacagcaaagtaTATGCAACAAAGAAAAACGAAATATTGtaaatgtctaaaataaagacTCCAATTTGTGaaattcagattggtagaccgacactctaacacctgcaccaatcgactgcCTTGAAATATTTCAGAATACTTGTGCAACTACTTATTCTCTTTGCTTTGTCAGCAgaacacctgatgatctctcaggacacactagactaccagggtattagtatgtataatagagatgcCCCTATACAACGTTTTATTGTTTTCTCTTGGAGCAGCAAGTGAGAAATGATATTTTAAGGTTAGCTATGGGACTCACGATATTCATATCAAActtgagaacttgcactgacttgaCCCTTTATGTTCTATGGAATTGCTCAGGTgaaacaaagcaaaaacttaacatgaattctttacgttatgtgaaatttacgttataaagtatatatgttataggagcttCTACTGTAATTGTAACTTCAAGTAAAGCCTGACATTGATGTTTATTGCCCAGGCTCTTTACGATTACCTTTTTATTATGAAATTTAAAGCAATATCAATTGTATACGATGATTATCTGGAAACATTCCTTGGAATGATTTCAATATATACGTCAATGatggaaatatatttatatacacatagatatataaatatatatttatatatccaGTTGTTATATTCCACTGAAATATTGTTGTTATATTCCACTGTTAGTTGTTATATTCCACTGAAATGCTAGAAATTCCACTGACATACAGCCCACGGctaaagtgatattggaaaaaagaaagggtactgatggttgagaaatacaatattagcagtcaaatggcactgcagtgcaatagaataactgcaatggtagctgtaatgtactgggtgtgggtgttattatatacaacaaacagcaataatgaaaggaaaagattatatgtttatatctctccccctgcaataggagaaatgcaatattggtcaatattagaagtaaaatgcactgatattattagaataaccaatattattaatatagtaataatataaaaccaatgcacaattttgtttacatttcaaaacgtcatagctaacaatatcaagaagttgtgacatttatatagatttttagaaaatctatttaaaaaagtgtttggtcatgacaaaca
Coding sequences within:
- the LOC137401374 gene encoding alpha-1,2-mannosyltransferase ALG9-like, whose translation is MPDTRRRSRTAEPRIREIPINSSVSTVPWQGPICRGSVWTPKVDTAFKLLLSFRLVSAIWSNISDCDETYNYWEPAHFMLYGNGFQTWEYSPQYAIRSYAYIALHVIPIKVIRLFTAPERILTFYFIRCVLAMVCASCETYFYRGVIKHYDASVARLTLSFMLLSTGMYISAAAFLPSSFSMYMTLLSMGAWYSGHLPVAIISTAISAIIGWPFAAVLGAPLAIDIVYRKKKPQLFVVWVIISLCLVLAPTVYYDSLMYGKRVIASLNIIMYNVMTSHGPDLYGTEPWTFYFINGFLNFNFVFLLALPAIVLLYATQKYTGLKFPGIPHYIALAPMYLWIVIFFSQAHKEERFLFPIYPLICLSAALSLDSLQRLFSSLVGYAKHYTDFLWYIPVGIVCVSGLLSISRNLALYHGYHAPIDIYTALNNISSYRSIHRLRSDASVSVCMGKEWYRYPSSFFLASERWKLLFLKSEFRGQLPGRYEKGEDAMRVIPRNMNDMNKEEPSRYMDDIHCHYLIDLDTGKSTEREPDYSKNPDKYQPILSLPFLDNERSHKLFRAFYVPFLSDGRCTYRNYTLYQVRRPPKVKPDKV